From Methylobacterium radiodurans, a single genomic window includes:
- a CDS encoding TRAP transporter substrate-binding protein translates to MTTRKPTLKRRALLAAGLGAAGLGASARGAGAQAMPELRWRLTSAYAKNLDILFGAAETLGRLVGEATDGRFQIQAQGPGEPVPPEGLIDAVAAGTVEMGHGPASLGAGKDPVFALATAIPFGLNARGQNAWWNAGGAADLFGEVFGKFGLVALPGGNTGAQMGGWFRKEIKGVADLQGLKFRIGGLGGQVLTKFGVVPQQLSGPEIYPALEAKRIDAAEWIGPYDDERLGLQKVAPIYHYPGFWEGGAMLHFWINAEKWRALPKPYRAILQGAAAQVAAEVQARYDARNPQALRRLVAGGAQLRPFPQDVMEAALKNANDVYGEMAAKNADFRRVYEAMKTFRNEAYLWFQVAEYTYDNFMIRARARG, encoded by the coding sequence GAGCTGCGCTGGCGCCTCACCTCGGCCTACGCCAAGAATCTCGACATCCTGTTCGGTGCGGCCGAGACGCTCGGCCGGCTCGTCGGCGAGGCGACGGACGGGCGCTTCCAGATCCAGGCCCAGGGCCCCGGCGAGCCGGTGCCGCCCGAGGGTCTGATCGACGCCGTCGCCGCCGGCACGGTCGAGATGGGGCACGGTCCGGCCTCGCTGGGGGCCGGCAAGGATCCGGTCTTCGCGCTCGCTACCGCCATCCCCTTCGGCCTCAACGCGCGCGGCCAGAACGCGTGGTGGAACGCGGGCGGGGCCGCCGACCTGTTCGGCGAGGTCTTCGGCAAGTTCGGCCTCGTGGCGCTGCCCGGCGGCAATACGGGCGCCCAGATGGGCGGCTGGTTCCGCAAGGAGATCAAGGGCGTCGCCGATCTCCAGGGGCTGAAGTTCCGCATCGGCGGCCTGGGCGGCCAGGTCCTGACGAAGTTCGGCGTCGTCCCGCAGCAGCTCTCCGGCCCCGAGATCTATCCGGCGCTGGAGGCCAAGCGCATCGACGCCGCCGAGTGGATCGGCCCCTACGACGACGAGCGGCTCGGCCTCCAGAAGGTTGCGCCGATCTACCATTACCCGGGCTTCTGGGAGGGCGGCGCGATGCTGCACTTCTGGATCAACGCCGAGAAATGGCGGGCCCTGCCGAAGCCCTACCGGGCGATCCTGCAGGGGGCCGCCGCCCAGGTCGCCGCCGAGGTCCAGGCCCGCTACGACGCGCGTAATCCGCAGGCCCTGCGCCGGCTCGTCGCAGGCGGCGCGCAGCTGCGTCCCTTCCCGCAGGATGTGATGGAGGCGGCGCTTAAGAACGCCAACGACGTCTACGGCGAGATGGCCGCCAAGAACGCCGATTTCCGCCGCGTCTACGAGGCGATGAAGACCTTCCGCAACGAGGCCTATCTCTGGTTCCAGGTCGCGGAGTACACCTACGACAACTTCATGATCCGCGCCCGCGCCCGCGGCTGA